In Nicotiana tabacum cultivar K326 chromosome 19, ASM71507v2, whole genome shotgun sequence, one DNA window encodes the following:
- the LOC107760100 gene encoding zinc finger A20 and AN1 domain-containing stress-associated protein 4-like: MEQNDAGCQAPQAPTLCVNNCGFFGTATTMNMCSKCYKDMMFKQEQAELAASSIESFVNGSSSPTAKAVDVAVGVQEGPAESLVIPKQVVCVPPENDNVEKPKEGPKRCNTCRKRVGLTGFNCRCGHLFCSTHRYSDKHDCPYDYHKAAQDAIAKANPVVKAEKLDKI, from the coding sequence ATGGAGCAAAATGACGCAGGCTGCCAAGCTCCTCAAGCTCCTACCCTTTGTGTTAACAATTGTGGGTTTTTTGGAACTGCAACAACAATGAACATGTGCTCAAAGTGCTACAAGGACATGATGTTTAAGCAAGAACAAGCTGAACTTGCTGCTTCATCTATTGAGAGCTTTGTGAATGGAAGTTCAAGCCCCACTGCAAaggctgttgatgttgctgtgggTGTTCAGGAAGGCCCGGCAGAGTCCCTGGTAATACCCAAGCAAGTTGTATGCGTACCACCAGAGAATGACAATGTAGAGAAGCCTAAAGAGGGGCCAAAGCGGTGCAATACCTGTAGGAAACGAGTTGGTTTGACTGGCTTCAATTGCCGATGTGGGCATCTTTTCTGCTCAACCCATCGCTACTCTGACAAGCATGACTGTCCCTATGATTATCACAAGGCTGCTCAAGATGCTATTGCGAAAGCCAACCCAGTTGTTAAGGCTGAAAAGCTTGACAAGATATAA